A genomic segment from Alkalilimnicola ehrlichii MLHE-1 encodes:
- a CDS encoding TonB-dependent receptor family protein — protein MDRKTHSLICLTAGLSLLPAAGAALAEDETAGAVRALQPLQVRALLLDEVADTPGAASVLTDLDFEALRPFTLHDAFDFVAGVRTIDDDALGLRSGIGVRGAPPRRSRKTLLLEDGSPISASNYLDPSAHYTPPMQRLERVEVLKGAGQLIHGPLNNHGIVNFRNKQATPTPETTVELAGGNQGTFKRHLMHRRTVDDVGVVLAYTGANSDGVFDTEEHQFDDFYASFDWDVNARHDLRTSILHFRERSDGYDESNLSPEDFAIDPRGKRRLGEGRKDNNISVNYWKWDLTHAFQASDRLSFSSKVFYSDLDRPRFRSRNPDDPRAERVMEGRDRRYEVFGGESRAAFTGMQTGAVTHTVEGGLRFEQHDFDDRRPVGRPGERLDEGNRGRLRAIAGEDGFTRDGRLITYKAEAYSGFLQNRMQAGDWTLTPGLRVESYRQEKSTRFRPGSDDEGVTESEWNTLYLPGISLLYQGLDQADLYAGVHRGYAPAPARSDEFPLVPEKGLNSQLGVRSRGLQGVSYDVAVFYNRIEDTLIRDDVDEFGDALFVNAVDSDVYGLDVELRVDSAPFTGSDYNFFGQVAWNYTEAEFTTGPLDGNRVPEIPRHAGSLTLGMDHLSGWEVSATVSHFGDFFSDIENTLEIAEDAGQVPSRTLLSARASYHTQVSGADATLWLQGRNLTDKLYISDVQDGLRPGAERTVIGGLTLRF, from the coding sequence ATGGACCGCAAGACCCATTCCCTGATTTGTCTGACTGCCGGCCTGAGCCTGTTGCCAGCCGCCGGCGCGGCCCTGGCTGAGGACGAGACCGCCGGCGCCGTCCGCGCCCTGCAGCCGTTGCAGGTGCGTGCGCTGCTGCTCGATGAGGTGGCTGATACGCCCGGCGCGGCCTCGGTGCTCACCGATCTCGACTTCGAGGCGCTGCGGCCGTTCACCCTGCACGATGCCTTTGATTTCGTCGCCGGCGTCAGGACCATTGATGATGATGCCCTGGGCCTGCGTAGCGGCATCGGCGTGCGTGGCGCGCCGCCCCGGCGCTCCCGCAAGACCTTGCTGCTGGAGGATGGTTCGCCGATCAGCGCCAGCAACTACTTGGACCCCAGTGCCCACTACACGCCGCCCATGCAGCGCCTGGAGCGGGTGGAGGTATTGAAGGGCGCGGGGCAGTTGATCCATGGGCCGCTGAACAACCACGGCATCGTCAACTTCCGCAACAAGCAGGCCACGCCCACGCCGGAGACCACGGTGGAACTGGCGGGGGGTAATCAGGGCACTTTCAAACGCCACCTGATGCACCGGCGTACCGTGGACGACGTGGGCGTGGTGCTGGCCTATACCGGGGCCAATTCGGACGGGGTGTTTGATACCGAGGAGCACCAGTTCGACGACTTCTACGCCAGCTTCGACTGGGACGTGAATGCCCGGCACGATCTGCGGACGTCGATTCTCCACTTTCGGGAGCGCTCCGACGGTTACGATGAGAGCAACCTCTCCCCCGAGGACTTCGCCATCGATCCGCGCGGCAAGCGCCGGCTCGGTGAGGGGCGCAAGGACAACAACATCTCCGTGAACTACTGGAAGTGGGACCTCACCCATGCCTTCCAGGCCAGTGACCGGCTGAGTTTCTCCAGCAAGGTCTTTTATTCTGATCTGGATCGGCCCCGATTCCGGTCCCGCAACCCGGATGACCCTCGTGCCGAGCGAGTGATGGAGGGGCGGGACCGGCGTTACGAGGTCTTCGGGGGCGAGTCGCGGGCCGCCTTTACGGGCATGCAGACCGGTGCGGTTACGCACACCGTCGAGGGGGGGCTAAGGTTCGAGCAGCACGATTTTGACGACCGTCGTCCGGTTGGGCGTCCGGGTGAGCGGTTGGACGAGGGCAATCGCGGACGGCTGCGGGCGATTGCCGGAGAAGACGGGTTTACCCGCGACGGGCGTCTGATCACCTACAAGGCCGAGGCGTACTCCGGGTTCCTGCAGAACCGCATGCAGGCGGGAGATTGGACCCTTACCCCAGGCCTGCGCGTGGAGAGCTACCGACAGGAGAAGTCCACACGCTTTCGTCCGGGCAGTGATGACGAGGGGGTAACGGAAAGCGAGTGGAACACGCTCTACCTCCCCGGTATCAGCCTGCTCTACCAGGGCCTGGATCAGGCGGACCTCTACGCCGGTGTGCACCGGGGCTACGCTCCTGCACCCGCCCGCTCCGATGAGTTCCCCCTGGTGCCGGAGAAGGGTCTCAACAGCCAGTTGGGTGTCCGCAGCCGTGGCCTCCAGGGTGTGAGCTACGACGTCGCGGTGTTTTATAACCGCATCGAGGACACCCTGATCCGCGACGACGTGGATGAGTTCGGTGACGCCCTGTTCGTCAACGCGGTGGATTCGGACGTCTACGGCCTGGACGTGGAACTGCGGGTGGATTCCGCCCCCTTCACCGGCTCCGATTACAATTTCTTCGGCCAAGTGGCCTGGAACTACACGGAAGCCGAGTTCACCACCGGACCACTGGACGGCAACCGGGTGCCGGAGATCCCGCGCCACGCCGGCAGCCTGACCTTGGGCATGGACCACCTCAGTGGTTGGGAAGTCAGTGCCACGGTCAGTCACTTCGGGGACTTCTTCTCCGATATCGAGAACACTCTTGAGATCGCTGAAGACGCAGGGCAGGTGCCCAGCCGCACGCTGCTCTCGGCCCGGGCCAGCTATCACACCCAGGTCAGCGGGGCGGACGCCACCTTGTGGCTGCAGGGCCGGAACCTGACCGACAAGCTATACATCAGCGACGTGCAGGACGGGCTGCGGCCTGGTGCTGAACGCACCGTCATCGGCGGTCTGACCCTGCGTTTCTGA
- a CDS encoding LapD/MoxY N-terminal periplasmic domain-containing protein codes for MPLRLRLSLLITLLTAAFLLAGVFLVVNAARHDVRAELHSATSLTAELLQASIEAMGEKLNRSEVRDAMISGLTQLGGHRHIEITAWHGDNRAAARAAMPPARTAGAPDWFIRLVTPEMQVLYREVSLGRPDLGGVIIRAEPADEITEAWGSTRTLLLLLLTFAVAANALMYWLLGRALRPLGHILKGLDALQRGRLESRLPRFRVHEFDRVSRHFNSMADSLATSHQRIQRLNRRLFDVQEAERHTLARELHDELGQCLVAIRADAMIIANAPDAPPANVRASADAIRQTAGHVYQLTRRIMGRLHPAALEQLGLGPALRQMAGDWARRHPDIAVAMEIQDTPRGLPPSQAIHLYRVVQEGLTNVTKHAHARRVRLRLRDRGEHLWLVIGDDGHGLGTRRDGDGMGLMGMAERIQGLGGRLRCFSGPAGGTTLVAAVPLPTASAPEPVARPGQRPHAAPSETQGQTADDGAFSTRPQPVLHVADV; via the coding sequence GTGCCCCTGCGCCTGCGCCTCAGCCTGCTCATCACCCTGCTCACCGCTGCCTTCCTGCTGGCCGGGGTCTTCCTGGTGGTGAATGCAGCCCGCCACGACGTCAGGGCCGAGCTGCACTCGGCCACCAGCCTCACCGCTGAGTTGCTCCAAGCCTCCATTGAGGCGATGGGCGAAAAGCTGAACCGGTCCGAGGTCCGCGACGCGATGATCAGCGGGCTGACTCAGCTCGGGGGGCACCGGCATATCGAAATCACGGCCTGGCACGGCGATAACCGGGCCGCCGCCCGCGCTGCCATGCCGCCGGCACGCACCGCCGGCGCGCCGGACTGGTTCATTCGGCTCGTCACGCCTGAGATGCAGGTACTTTATCGGGAGGTCTCGCTGGGCCGGCCAGACCTGGGGGGCGTGATCATCCGGGCCGAGCCGGCGGACGAGATCACCGAGGCGTGGGGCAGCACCCGCACCCTGCTGCTGTTGCTGCTCACCTTCGCAGTGGCCGCCAACGCCCTGATGTACTGGCTGCTGGGACGGGCACTGCGCCCGTTGGGCCACATCCTCAAGGGCCTGGACGCACTCCAACGAGGTCGCCTGGAATCGCGACTGCCACGATTCCGTGTCCACGAATTCGACCGGGTCTCCCGCCATTTCAACAGCATGGCCGATTCGTTGGCGACCAGCCACCAGCGCATCCAGCGACTGAACCGTCGACTGTTCGACGTGCAGGAGGCAGAGCGGCACACCCTCGCCCGGGAGCTGCATGATGAGCTGGGTCAGTGCCTGGTCGCCATCCGCGCCGACGCCATGATCATCGCCAATGCCCCGGACGCGCCCCCTGCCAACGTCCGTGCCAGCGCCGACGCCATCCGGCAGACCGCTGGCCACGTCTACCAGTTGACCCGTCGGATTATGGGCCGGCTGCATCCGGCCGCGCTGGAACAGCTCGGGCTGGGGCCGGCGCTGCGCCAGATGGCGGGCGACTGGGCCCGCCGCCACCCCGATATCGCCGTGGCGATGGAGATCCAGGACACCCCCCGGGGACTCCCGCCATCCCAGGCGATTCACCTTTATCGGGTGGTACAGGAGGGCCTTACCAACGTCACAAAGCATGCCCATGCCAGGCGTGTCCGGCTGCGACTCCGCGATCGGGGCGAACACCTGTGGCTGGTAATTGGCGACGACGGCCACGGCCTCGGGACGCGGCGCGACGGTGACGGGATGGGCTTGATGGGTATGGCTGAGCGGATTCAGGGCCTGGGTGGCCGGCTGCGTTGCTTCAGCGGACCGGCGGGCGGCACCACGCTGGTGGCCGCGGTACCGCTGCCCACCGCCTCTGCCCCGGAGCCCGTCGCCAGACCCGGACAACGGCCCCATGCCGCCCCCTCAGAAACGCAGGGTCAGACCGCCGATGACGGTGCGTTCAGCACCAGGCCGCAGCCCGTCCTGCACGTCGCTGATGTATAG
- a CDS encoding porin produces MRRFTTPVATAAGMAGLLLASAAQAQIEVEAGDWTLTFDGNVNAYYTNTRCESDAATVQGGLACTDAAESDRRANIRTGFLPAKLGIGASTTQNGLDIAAYVSYWPGVDGGDAVSVAGSADTGLGFGNVNFRQVFLTVGNERIGTFKLGRDLGIFGSDAILSDMSLLGVGTVSDITLGGGNTSLGRVGNGYLYADWKAQISYASPDFNGFGFVIGATDPFDPFTVAPGDNSLAAVGEKTSPAVEGKVTYDWTARDVSGRVWAGFINQKVDDRDGSFDDFRATGFDLGVKAGIAGFEGVAYYYEGKGIGTTAFLHQAASADGTRRDSDGFMLQGTYTLPGLGTKLGLSYGESNLDQNNGDPDTLLDRNSSVIVGAYHPITPNLNLVAEFTRTKAENHAGDDNREDNVALGAILFF; encoded by the coding sequence ATGCGACGTTTTACCACTCCAGTGGCCACGGCTGCAGGTATGGCGGGCCTATTGCTGGCCTCCGCCGCCCAGGCGCAGATCGAGGTCGAGGCCGGTGATTGGACCCTGACCTTCGACGGCAACGTCAATGCCTATTACACGAACACCCGTTGCGAGAGCGATGCGGCGACCGTCCAGGGCGGCCTGGCCTGCACGGACGCCGCGGAGAGCGACCGGCGCGCCAATATCCGAACCGGTTTTCTGCCAGCGAAGCTCGGCATCGGCGCCTCCACCACCCAGAACGGCCTCGATATCGCGGCCTATGTCAGCTACTGGCCGGGTGTGGATGGCGGGGACGCGGTCTCCGTCGCCGGTTCGGCGGACACTGGGCTGGGCTTCGGCAACGTGAACTTCCGTCAGGTTTTCCTGACCGTGGGCAATGAGCGCATCGGTACCTTCAAGCTCGGGCGTGACCTGGGGATCTTCGGCTCCGATGCCATCCTCTCCGATATGAGCCTGTTGGGGGTGGGCACGGTCTCCGATATCACCCTGGGGGGTGGCAACACCTCCTTGGGTCGGGTCGGCAACGGCTATCTCTACGCGGACTGGAAGGCGCAGATCAGCTACGCCTCGCCCGATTTCAACGGCTTTGGCTTTGTGATCGGCGCCACTGATCCCTTCGATCCCTTCACCGTCGCGCCGGGTGACAACTCCCTAGCTGCGGTGGGGGAAAAGACCAGCCCGGCGGTCGAGGGCAAAGTCACTTACGATTGGACGGCTCGGGATGTCAGTGGCCGCGTCTGGGCCGGGTTCATCAACCAGAAGGTGGATGACCGGGACGGCAGCTTCGATGACTTCCGCGCCACCGGGTTCGACCTGGGCGTCAAGGCGGGCATCGCCGGCTTCGAGGGCGTCGCCTACTACTACGAAGGCAAGGGCATCGGCACCACGGCGTTTCTCCACCAAGCCGCCTCCGCGGATGGGACGCGCCGCGACTCTGACGGCTTCATGCTGCAGGGCACCTACACCCTGCCGGGATTGGGCACCAAGCTCGGTTTGAGTTACGGGGAAAGCAACCTGGACCAAAACAACGGCGATCCCGATACCCTGCTTGACCGCAACAGCTCGGTGATCGTGGGCGCGTACCATCCGATCACGCCGAACCTGAACCTGGTCGCCGAGTTCACCCGGACCAAGGCCGAGAACCATGCGGGTGACGACAATCGCGAGGACAACGTGGCCCTGGGTGCCATTCTGTTCTTCTGA
- a CDS encoding universal stress protein — protein MTEKVFACVDGSRSSESVCDHAAWACQRLGAPLTLLHVIRNPHGEREPDYSGNLSLGNREELLQELVELEEKRGKLAREQGKAVLADAIARVEAAGVENPGRLLRNGDITEALAALEEDMRLLVLGKQGKDGDVVTRHIGSHLENIIRTLHKPMLVVPLQFRTPERFLIAYDGSPTADKVVDRLARSSLLDGLEAHILMVGAETDANREKLEAPRARLQKEGFQVTTAVKSGEVNEVVCDYREANDIHLMAMGAYGHSRLRQFFVGSTTTHMIMRSPIPLLILR, from the coding sequence ATGACTGAAAAGGTATTCGCCTGTGTGGACGGCTCGCGCTCGTCCGAGTCCGTCTGTGACCACGCCGCCTGGGCCTGCCAGCGCCTGGGCGCCCCGCTGACCCTGCTGCATGTCATCCGCAATCCCCACGGGGAACGCGAGCCCGACTACAGCGGCAACCTGAGCCTGGGCAACCGGGAAGAACTGCTCCAGGAGTTGGTGGAGTTGGAGGAGAAGCGCGGCAAGCTGGCCCGGGAGCAGGGCAAGGCGGTGCTGGCCGACGCCATCGCGCGGGTCGAGGCGGCCGGGGTGGAAAACCCGGGCCGTCTGCTGCGCAACGGGGACATCACCGAGGCGTTGGCCGCTTTGGAGGAGGACATGCGCCTGCTGGTGCTGGGCAAGCAGGGCAAGGATGGCGACGTGGTCACCCGGCATATCGGCAGCCACCTGGAGAACATCATCCGCACCCTGCACAAGCCCATGCTGGTGGTGCCGCTGCAATTCCGCACCCCGGAGCGCTTCCTGATCGCCTATGACGGCAGCCCCACGGCCGACAAGGTGGTGGACCGACTGGCCCGAAGCAGCCTGCTGGACGGGCTGGAGGCCCATATCCTGATGGTGGGTGCGGAGACCGACGCCAACCGCGAGAAACTGGAGGCGCCCCGGGCCCGGCTGCAGAAAGAGGGCTTCCAGGTGACCACGGCGGTGAAATCGGGCGAGGTGAACGAGGTGGTCTGTGACTATCGCGAGGCCAACGACATCCACCTAATGGCGATGGGTGCTTACGGCCACTCGCGGCTGCGCCAGTTCTTCGTGGGCAGCACCACCACCCACATGATCATGCGCTCGCCGATCCCGCTGTTGATACTGCGCTGA
- a CDS encoding response regulator produces MTQRQPPGPLTLLLVDDHAVVRAGYRRLLEQASRCWQVTEADSGESAYRACARERFDVVVMDISLPGISGLETLARLQRRAPEIRVLIFSMHEEPVFAEQALSGGAAGYITKSSAPEVLVEAVQRIAAGGHYLGPDVRCRHGDADTAGLQSLSAREFEIFRLLAEGCGSAEIARLLNISYKTVANYGSGIREKLALNNVAEMTRLAIRAGVIKA; encoded by the coding sequence ATGACCCAACGACAACCCCCCGGCCCGCTGACACTGCTCCTAGTGGACGACCACGCCGTGGTGCGCGCCGGGTATCGCCGACTCCTGGAGCAGGCCAGTCGCTGCTGGCAGGTCACCGAGGCGGACAGCGGTGAGTCGGCCTACCGGGCGTGCGCACGGGAGCGCTTCGACGTTGTGGTCATGGACATCTCACTGCCGGGCATTAGCGGCCTTGAGACCCTCGCGCGGCTGCAACGCCGGGCACCGGAGATCAGAGTGCTGATCTTCAGCATGCATGAGGAACCCGTGTTTGCCGAACAAGCCCTATCGGGCGGTGCCGCCGGCTACATCACCAAGTCCAGCGCCCCCGAGGTGCTGGTGGAAGCGGTCCAGCGGATCGCTGCGGGCGGACACTACCTGGGGCCGGATGTGCGGTGTCGGCACGGCGATGCCGACACCGCCGGCCTGCAATCGCTCTCGGCGCGGGAGTTTGAGATCTTCCGACTGCTGGCCGAAGGGTGTGGCTCCGCCGAGATCGCCCGGCTGCTGAACATCAGCTACAAGACCGTGGCCAACTACGGCAGCGGCATTCGTGAGAAGCTGGCGCTGAACAACGTCGCGGAGATGACCCGGCTGGCGATCCGCGCCGGTGTGATCAAGGCTTGA
- the lpxD gene encoding UDP-3-O-(3-hydroxymyristoyl)glucosamine N-acyltransferase translates to MTETVTVSELAEGLGAELVGKPTRVIRRVATLCDAGPDAIGFCSNANYLEDLRATGAGAVIVRAEHVAECPTTALVVDDPYYAYAAVATRLHPAERPPAGVHPTAVVAEGVTLGEAVSVGPHAVVEAGARLGARTIVGPGCHVGTGVEIGEDSHLMGRVTVADRCVVGCRVILHPGVVVGADGFGFAKGPGKAGWRKVPQLGRVILGDDVDLGANTTVDRGAIDDTVLEEGVKLDNQVHIGHNVRVGARTIIAGNTVVAGSTTIGCDCMIGGSSAITGHISIADGVILMGMTGVTGSIKQPGAYASPLPAKPVREWRRNSVRFTQLDDLFRRVKRLEAAQSTGEGDGGDDGD, encoded by the coding sequence ATGACAGAGACGGTAACGGTAAGCGAGTTGGCGGAAGGGCTGGGTGCTGAGCTGGTGGGGAAGCCCACAAGGGTCATCCGTCGGGTCGCCACATTGTGCGATGCCGGTCCGGACGCCATCGGCTTTTGCAGCAACGCGAACTACTTGGAGGATCTGCGTGCCACCGGTGCCGGCGCGGTCATTGTCCGCGCGGAACATGTCGCGGAATGTCCCACCACCGCATTGGTGGTGGATGATCCCTACTACGCTTACGCCGCGGTCGCCACGCGTTTGCATCCGGCGGAACGGCCACCTGCCGGCGTGCATCCCACGGCCGTCGTGGCGGAGGGCGTGACCTTGGGTGAGGCTGTCTCTGTCGGCCCGCACGCGGTGGTGGAAGCGGGGGCTCGTCTCGGCGCACGTACGATCGTGGGGCCGGGCTGCCACGTGGGGACCGGGGTGGAGATCGGTGAGGACAGCCACCTGATGGGCCGGGTTACGGTCGCGGATCGCTGTGTGGTGGGGTGCCGGGTCATCCTGCATCCGGGGGTGGTGGTGGGTGCCGACGGCTTCGGTTTCGCCAAGGGGCCGGGTAAGGCGGGCTGGCGCAAGGTGCCCCAACTCGGGCGTGTGATCCTGGGCGATGACGTGGACTTAGGCGCCAACACCACGGTGGATCGTGGTGCGATCGACGACACGGTCCTTGAAGAGGGGGTGAAGCTGGATAACCAGGTGCACATTGGCCACAACGTGCGTGTTGGGGCGCGCACCATTATCGCCGGCAATACCGTGGTGGCTGGCAGTACCACCATCGGCTGTGACTGCATGATCGGGGGTTCCTCGGCCATCACCGGCCATATCAGCATTGCTGATGGCGTTATTCTGATGGGCATGACCGGGGTTACGGGTTCGATCAAGCAGCCCGGTGCTTACGCCTCCCCGCTGCCGGCGAAGCCGGTGCGGGAGTGGCGCCGCAACAGCGTCCGCTTTACCCAACTGGACGACCTGTTTCGCCGGGTGAAAAGGCTGGAGGCCGCGCAATCAACGGGTGAAGGTGATGGCGGTGACGACGGCGATTAA
- the adh gene encoding aldehyde dehydrogenase — MIYANPGERDAKVQFKPRYGNFINGEWVEPASGQYFENITPVTGEVFCEVARSNADDVERALDAAHAAKDAWGKASVTERANVLLKIADRMEANLERLAVAETWDNGKPVRETLNADLPLAIDHFRYFAGAIRAQEGGISEIDHDTIAYHFHEPLGVVGQIIPWNFPLLMATWKIAPALACGNCIVLKPAEQTPASILVLMECIQDVLPPGVLNVVNGFGVEAGKPLATSNRIAKVAFTGETTTGRLIMQYAAENIIPVTLELGGKSPNIFMADVMDQDDDFLDKAIEGMTLACLNQGEVCTCPSRALIQEDIYDDFIAKVIDRFSMVKQGNPLDTETMIGAQASSEQMEKILSYMDIGRQEGAECLIGGDRAEIGGDFQNGYYVQPTLFRGHNKMRIFQEEIFGPVVSVTTFKDEAEALELANDTLYGLGAGLWSRSAHTTYRMGRAIQAGRVWTNCYHLYPAHAAFGGYKQSGIGRENHQMMLEHYQQTKNLLVSYSPKAMGFF; from the coding sequence ATGATCTACGCAAACCCCGGTGAGCGCGACGCGAAAGTCCAGTTCAAACCCCGCTACGGAAACTTCATCAATGGCGAGTGGGTAGAACCGGCCAGTGGCCAGTATTTTGAGAACATCACCCCGGTAACGGGAGAAGTATTCTGCGAAGTCGCCCGGTCCAATGCCGATGACGTGGAACGCGCCCTGGACGCGGCCCACGCCGCCAAAGATGCCTGGGGGAAAGCGTCGGTGACCGAGCGTGCCAACGTGCTGCTGAAGATCGCCGATCGCATGGAGGCCAACTTGGAGCGCCTGGCGGTGGCCGAGACCTGGGACAACGGGAAGCCCGTGCGTGAAACCCTCAACGCCGATCTCCCGTTGGCCATTGATCACTTCCGCTACTTCGCCGGGGCCATCCGGGCCCAGGAAGGCGGTATCAGCGAGATCGACCACGACACCATCGCCTACCACTTTCATGAGCCGCTGGGCGTGGTGGGGCAAATCATCCCCTGGAACTTCCCGCTGCTGATGGCCACCTGGAAGATCGCCCCGGCCCTGGCTTGTGGCAACTGCATCGTGCTCAAGCCCGCCGAGCAGACACCGGCGTCCATCCTGGTGTTGATGGAGTGCATCCAGGACGTGCTGCCCCCGGGGGTGCTGAACGTGGTGAACGGCTTCGGTGTCGAGGCCGGCAAGCCGCTGGCCACCAGCAACCGCATCGCCAAGGTGGCGTTCACCGGCGAGACCACCACCGGGCGGCTGATCATGCAGTACGCCGCCGAGAACATCATCCCGGTAACCCTGGAGCTGGGCGGCAAATCGCCGAACATCTTCATGGCCGACGTGATGGACCAGGATGACGACTTCCTGGACAAGGCCATTGAGGGGATGACCCTGGCGTGCCTGAACCAGGGCGAGGTCTGCACCTGTCCCTCGCGCGCGCTGATCCAGGAGGACATCTACGACGATTTCATTGCCAAGGTGATCGACAGGTTCAGCATGGTGAAACAGGGCAACCCGCTGGACACCGAAACCATGATCGGGGCCCAGGCCTCCTCCGAGCAGATGGAGAAGATCCTGAGCTACATGGACATCGGTCGGCAGGAAGGCGCCGAGTGCCTCATCGGCGGCGACCGCGCCGAGATCGGCGGTGATTTCCAGAACGGCTACTACGTGCAGCCGACCCTGTTCCGCGGCCACAACAAGATGCGCATCTTCCAGGAGGAGATCTTCGGCCCGGTGGTTTCCGTCACCACTTTCAAGGACGAGGCCGAGGCGCTGGAGCTGGCCAACGACACCCTCTACGGCCTGGGGGCCGGTCTCTGGAGCCGCAGCGCACACACCACCTACCGCATGGGCCGGGCCATCCAGGCCGGCCGGGTGTGGACCAACTGCTACCACCTGTACCCGGCCCATGCCGCCTTTGGTGGTTACAAGCAGTCCGGCATCGGGCGGGAGAACCACCAGATGATGCTGGAGCACTACCAGCAGACCAAGAACCTGCTGGTGAGCTACAGCCCCAAGGCCATGGGCTTTTTCTAA
- a CDS encoding SulP family inorganic anion transporter, with translation MNWKRLKQEWFGNIRGDVLAGIIVALALIPEAIAFSIIAGVDPQVGLYASFCIAVVIAFTGARPGMISAATAAMALLMITLVADHGLEYLLAATLLTGVLQVIAGYLQVGRVMRFISNSVMTGFVNALAILIFMAQIPELVDVPWLVYPMVAGGLAIIYLLPYLTRAIPSPLVTIVVLTLLAWALGMNVPTVGDMGDLPDTLPVFLWPDVPLNLETLWIILPYSLALTVVGLLESMMTQSIVDDLTDSKTDRNRECRGQGISNLVAGSFGGMAGCAMIGQSIINVKSGGRGRLSSLVAGLVLIVLVVFLSPLLKMIPMAALVAVMIMVAIGTFSWGSIRDLRKNPMSTNIVMVSTVAVTVITHNLAIGVLTGVLLAGLFFANKVSQFMHVSSDVDEHPDDQTLQRTYRVVGQVFFASTEKFMNTFDFGEDLDKVTIDLTRAHFWDISSVAALDRVVINFRREGTEVEIVGMNEATATIVDRHAVHDKPDAIDRLMGH, from the coding sequence ATGAACTGGAAGAGACTGAAACAAGAGTGGTTCGGCAACATCCGCGGGGATGTGCTGGCCGGCATCATCGTGGCCCTGGCGCTGATTCCCGAGGCCATTGCCTTCTCCATCATCGCCGGCGTGGACCCGCAGGTGGGGCTGTACGCCTCCTTCTGTATCGCGGTGGTCATCGCTTTCACCGGCGCGCGGCCGGGGATGATCTCTGCGGCCACCGCCGCCATGGCGCTGCTGATGATCACCCTGGTGGCGGACCACGGCCTGGAGTACCTGCTGGCCGCCACGCTACTCACTGGCGTGCTGCAGGTCATCGCCGGCTACCTGCAGGTCGGCCGGGTGATGCGCTTTATCTCCAACTCGGTGATGACCGGCTTCGTCAACGCCCTGGCCATCCTGATCTTCATGGCGCAGATCCCGGAGTTGGTGGACGTGCCCTGGCTGGTCTACCCCATGGTGGCCGGCGGGCTGGCCATTATCTACCTGCTGCCCTACCTCACCCGTGCCATCCCCTCGCCGCTGGTCACCATTGTGGTGCTTACCCTGCTGGCCTGGGCGCTGGGCATGAACGTGCCCACGGTGGGGGATATGGGCGACTTGCCCGATACCCTGCCGGTGTTCCTGTGGCCGGACGTGCCGCTCAACCTGGAGACCCTCTGGATCATTCTGCCCTACTCGCTGGCACTGACAGTGGTCGGGCTACTGGAGTCCATGATGACCCAGAGCATCGTGGACGACCTGACCGACAGCAAGACCGACCGCAACCGCGAGTGCCGCGGCCAAGGCATCTCCAACCTGGTGGCCGGCAGCTTCGGCGGCATGGCCGGCTGCGCCATGATCGGGCAGTCCATCATCAACGTGAAATCGGGCGGTCGCGGCCGGCTGTCCTCCCTGGTGGCCGGGCTGGTGCTGATCGTGCTGGTGGTCTTCCTCTCGCCCCTGCTCAAGATGATCCCCATGGCGGCGCTGGTGGCGGTGATGATCATGGTGGCCATCGGCACCTTCAGCTGGGGCTCCATCCGCGACCTGCGCAAAAACCCCATGAGCACCAACATCGTCATGGTCAGCACCGTGGCGGTCACGGTCATCACCCACAACCTGGCCATCGGGGTGCTCACCGGGGTGCTGTTGGCGGGGCTGTTCTTCGCCAACAAGGTCAGCCAGTTCATGCACGTCAGCTCCGACGTGGACGAGCACCCGGACGACCAGACCCTGCAGCGCACCTACCGCGTCGTGGGCCAGGTCTTCTTCGCCTCCACCGAAAAGTTCATGAACACCTTTGATTTCGGCGAGGATCTGGATAAGGTGACCATTGATCTCACCCGCGCCCACTTCTGGGATATCAGTTCCGTGGCGGCGCTGGACCGGGTGGTCATCAACTTCCGCCGTGAGGGCACCGAGGTAGAGATCGTGGGCATGAACGAGGCCACGGCCACCATCGTCGACCGCCATGCCGTGCACGACAAGCCGGACGCCATTGACCGGCTGATGGGCCATTGA
- a CDS encoding DUF779 domain-containing protein yields MSHSPVSRVTATEAALELIDELRAQHGELMFHQSGGCCDGSSPMCYPRGEFRIGQSDILLGEIGGCPFYMSESQFEYWQHTHLIIDVVPGRGGMFSLEGPTGRRFHTRSRLFTDAEWTALQAQEGR; encoded by the coding sequence ATGAGTCATTCCCCCGTATCCCGCGTCACCGCCACCGAGGCGGCGCTGGAACTCATCGACGAACTGCGCGCCCAGCATGGTGAGTTAATGTTCCACCAGTCCGGCGGCTGCTGCGACGGCAGCTCACCCATGTGTTATCCGAGGGGCGAATTCCGCATCGGTCAGAGCGACATCTTGCTCGGCGAGATCGGTGGCTGTCCTTTCTACATGAGCGAGTCCCAATTCGAATACTGGCAACACACCCACCTGATTATCGACGTTGTGCCCGGCCGTGGCGGCATGTTCTCGCTGGAGGGCCCCACGGGCAGACGTTTCCACACCCGTTCAAGGCTGTTCACCGATGCCGAATGGACGGCATTGCAAGCGCAGGAGGGCCGCTGA